From Zhongshania aliphaticivorans, one genomic window encodes:
- the hisF gene encoding imidazole glycerol phosphate synthase subunit HisF, with amino-acid sequence MALAKRIIPCLDVDKGRVVKGVNFVGIRDAGDPVEVAKRYNEQGADEITFLDITATHEGRETTAHIVEQIAAEVFIPLTVGGGIREIKDIRAMLNAGADKVGINSAAIHRPDFVKEAADRFGSQCIVIAIDAKRVADEADGRPRWEIFTHGGRKPTGINAVEWAIKMVNNGAGEVLLTSMDGDGTKAGYDLALTRAISDAVPVPVIASGGVGNLDHMVEGIIEGRADAVLAASIFHFGEFTVPEAKAYMAARGIEVRL; translated from the coding sequence ATGGCTTTGGCTAAACGTATTATTCCCTGTCTCGATGTCGACAAAGGTCGCGTGGTGAAAGGGGTCAACTTTGTTGGTATTCGCGACGCGGGTGACCCTGTTGAGGTAGCTAAGCGCTATAACGAGCAGGGCGCGGATGAGATTACTTTCTTAGATATTACCGCCACCCACGAAGGCCGAGAAACCACCGCGCATATCGTGGAGCAAATAGCGGCCGAGGTGTTTATACCACTGACGGTTGGCGGTGGCATTCGCGAAATAAAAGATATTCGCGCCATGCTCAATGCGGGTGCTGATAAGGTCGGTATTAACTCGGCTGCTATTCATCGGCCTGATTTTGTTAAAGAAGCGGCTGACCGTTTTGGCTCCCAGTGCATTGTTATTGCCATTGACGCCAAACGCGTTGCAGATGAAGCCGATGGTCGCCCGCGCTGGGAGATTTTTACCCACGGCGGTCGCAAGCCTACCGGTATTAATGCGGTGGAGTGGGCGATTAAAATGGTCAATAACGGCGCCGGTGAGGTGCTGTTGACCAGCATGGATGGCGATGGCACAAAAGCGGGATACGACTTGGCGTTGACGCGGGCAATATCTGATGCGGTGCCGGTGCCGGTGATTGCCTCTGGCGGGGTGGGTAATCTCGATCACATGGTTGAGGGGATTATCGAAGGCCGCGCCGACGCCGTATTGGCGGCCAGTATTTTTCATTTTGGTGAGTTTACCGTGCCGGAGGCCAAGGCTTATATGGCGGCGCGGGGAATAGAAGTTCGCTTATAA
- a CDS encoding murein hydrolase activator EnvC family protein, whose product MALFTPVNLSHALLLALLLTAGLGGTAVAADGEANKQQLRELNQKIGKLKKSISSQQSERSNAAKALQRIEKDIGVTAAKLHRTKEKSQQQQRKLNELENRQRQLRSQQQSQKALIAEHVRSAYSLGKESQMKMLLNQEDPEKLSRTLTYFDYFNRARSAELRKYRDTLNELDTIKPAISAEAEALALSRRELEQQQQALLEQKQRRAKALAGLDSEISNKTSSLTNLDKQRKDLESILQAVEREVTNIAMPANYKPFKDLRGKMPWPINGKPLNRYGASRQGSAVTWQGIQLSGQEGDAVKAIHNGRVVFADWLRGAGLLIIVDHGGDYLSLYAHNQSLLRSEGDWVRGGEGIATVGNSGGQRQAGLYFEIRYKGRPTDPRSWCR is encoded by the coding sequence ATGGCCTTGTTCACTCCCGTGAACCTTAGCCACGCCCTGCTGCTTGCCCTGCTCTTAACAGCCGGGCTTGGCGGCACGGCTGTGGCTGCCGATGGCGAAGCCAACAAACAACAGCTGCGCGAGCTTAACCAAAAAATTGGCAAGCTTAAAAAATCTATTAGCAGCCAGCAGAGTGAACGCAGCAATGCGGCTAAAGCGCTGCAACGCATTGAAAAAGATATTGGCGTAACGGCGGCCAAACTCCATCGCACAAAAGAAAAATCTCAGCAGCAGCAGCGCAAGCTAAACGAATTGGAAAATCGTCAGCGCCAATTGCGCAGCCAACAACAAAGCCAAAAAGCCCTTATCGCCGAGCATGTGCGCAGCGCCTACTCACTGGGCAAAGAAAGCCAAATGAAAATGCTGCTCAATCAAGAAGATCCAGAAAAACTGAGCCGCACCCTTACTTATTTTGATTACTTTAACCGCGCCCGAAGTGCCGAGTTACGCAAATACCGCGACACGCTGAATGAGCTAGACACCATCAAACCTGCCATCAGTGCCGAGGCCGAAGCACTAGCGCTTAGCCGACGGGAGCTTGAGCAGCAACAACAAGCCTTGCTTGAACAAAAACAACGCCGCGCCAAGGCGCTAGCCGGTCTCGACAGTGAAATATCTAATAAAACGAGTTCACTGACCAACTTAGATAAGCAGCGCAAAGATCTTGAAAGCATACTGCAAGCCGTCGAGCGCGAAGTGACTAACATCGCCATGCCCGCTAACTACAAACCTTTTAAAGACCTGCGCGGCAAAATGCCCTGGCCAATAAATGGCAAACCGCTAAATCGCTACGGCGCGTCGCGCCAGGGCAGCGCGGTAACTTGGCAAGGCATACAACTTAGCGGCCAAGAAGGCGATGCGGTTAAGGCTATTCACAACGGCCGAGTGGTCTTTGCAGATTGGCTGCGAGGCGCGGGGCTATTAATAATTGTCGACCACGGCGGAGACTATCTCAGCCTTTACGCTCACAATCAGAGCTTATTGCGCAGCGAGGGCGATTGGGTGCGCGGCGGCGAGGGCATTGCCACGGTCGGCAATAGCGGTGGTCAACGCCAAGCCGGGCTGTATTTTGAAATTCGCTACAAGGGCCGCCCTACCGACCCCCGCAGCTGGTGTCGCTAA
- the hisA gene encoding 1-(5-phosphoribosyl)-5-[(5-phosphoribosylamino)methylideneamino]imidazole-4-carboxamide isomerase yields MLIIPAIDLKDGHCVRLRQGEMDDATVYGSDPVEMAARWVKEGCRRLHLVDLNGAFEGKPMNGEAVSAIAKAYPNLPIQIGGGIRSLHTIEQYLDAGVNYVIIGTKAVKEPKFVAEACKAFPGSVIVGLDAKDGLVATDGWAEVSTLLATELAKRFEQDGVDSIVYTDIARDGMMQGVNIDATVAMAKASGLPVIASGGVTNMDDIRALQAVADAGILGAITGRAIYEGQLDLREAQSYCDGKAK; encoded by the coding sequence ATGCTGATTATTCCCGCGATTGATTTAAAAGACGGCCACTGCGTGCGCCTACGTCAGGGCGAAATGGACGACGCCACGGTATACGGCAGCGATCCCGTTGAAATGGCGGCGCGCTGGGTAAAGGAAGGCTGCCGTCGTCTGCATTTAGTCGACCTGAATGGCGCCTTTGAAGGCAAGCCCATGAATGGCGAGGCGGTTAGCGCCATTGCTAAGGCTTACCCGAATTTGCCCATTCAAATTGGTGGCGGCATTCGTTCCTTGCACACTATTGAGCAGTATTTGGATGCCGGTGTGAATTACGTGATTATCGGTACCAAGGCGGTTAAAGAGCCTAAGTTCGTGGCCGAAGCCTGTAAGGCTTTTCCGGGTTCAGTGATTGTTGGTCTCGATGCCAAAGACGGTTTGGTGGCTACTGACGGCTGGGCGGAAGTGTCTACTTTACTGGCTACGGAACTAGCGAAACGCTTTGAGCAAGATGGCGTCGATTCTATTGTTTATACCGACATCGCCCGCGACGGCATGATGCAGGGCGTGAACATTGACGCGACTGTTGCGATGGCCAAGGCTTCTGGCCTGCCGGTAATTGCCTCTGGCGGCGTGACCAATATGGATGATATTCGCGCCCTGCAAGCGGTGGCGGATGCCGGTATTCTAGGGGCCATTACTGGTCGCGCGATTTACGAAGGCCAGCTCGATTTGCGCGAAGCGCAAAGCTATTGCGACGGCAAGGCTAAATAG
- the hisH gene encoding imidazole glycerol phosphate synthase subunit HisH has translation MSKSSVAVIDYGMGNLHSVASALEKVGDGVNVMVTDCPETILSADRVIFPGVGAIRDCMAELKFRGLDEVIQEVAAQKPLLGICLGMQALLETSEENGGVECLDVLPGAVKFFGSDLRDAAGGRLKVPHMGWNNVVQAIEHPLWAGIPDASRFYFVHSYYVDAPEFVAGSCDYGVQVHAALACDNVFAVQFHPEKSGDMGLRLLSNFLNWDRPAAFFPVTD, from the coding sequence ATGAGTAAGTCTTCCGTTGCCGTAATCGATTACGGCATGGGTAATTTGCACTCGGTGGCCAGTGCCCTCGAGAAGGTTGGCGATGGCGTAAACGTCATGGTCACTGATTGCCCCGAAACAATTTTAAGCGCGGATCGGGTGATTTTCCCCGGTGTGGGCGCGATTCGCGACTGCATGGCGGAGCTGAAATTCCGCGGCTTGGACGAGGTGATTCAGGAAGTGGCGGCGCAAAAGCCGTTGCTCGGTATTTGCCTTGGCATGCAGGCCCTGCTGGAAACCAGTGAAGAAAACGGCGGGGTTGAGTGCTTAGATGTACTGCCGGGCGCAGTTAAGTTCTTTGGCAGTGATCTGCGTGATGCTGCGGGCGGCCGTCTTAAAGTCCCGCACATGGGTTGGAATAACGTCGTCCAAGCCATTGAACACCCGCTGTGGGCGGGCATTCCCGACGCCAGCCGATTCTACTTTGTACACAGCTACTATGTGGATGCGCCAGAATTTGTCGCGGGTAGCTGCGACTACGGCGTGCAAGTGCATGCGGCATTGGCCTGCGACAATGTATTTGCCGTGCAATTTCACCCTGAAAAAAGCGGTGATATGGGTCTACGTTTACTGAGCAATTTTTTGAACTGGGATCGCCCTGCGGCCTTCTTCCCAGTGACTGACTAA
- a CDS encoding S41 family peptidase codes for MPDMFRHTFSALLILILAAPTAVLASEDNNTEQAEQLAEANSQGQLPLQALRNFADVFNQIRLSYVEEVDDKTLLENAIRGMLSGLDPHSDYLDASSFEDLQNHTTGEFGGLGIEVGMENGFIKVVTPIDDTPAERAGIQPGDLIIQIDNKPIKGMNLQEAVTLMRGPAGSKIVLTILRNGVNAPFDVKLKRDVITVASVRGEMLQPGYGYIRISQFQSRTGQDLKKQLATLKAGREPLKGLILDLRNNPGGLLQASVQVVDEFINEGLIVYTEGRLPNAYSRFMASAKNPADDTPMVVLINGGSASASEIVAGALQDHRRAIIVGTQSFGKGSVQTVLPLSEDSAIKLTTARYYTPSGSSIQAQGIIPDIVVEKARIEAVNAGIQVTEADLAGHLGRGDGAESDGKSRKKEKNDSNELAANDNQLYEALNLLKGLYIMSSAKKALAEAEGATQ; via the coding sequence ATGCCTGATATGTTTCGCCACACCTTTTCTGCGTTGCTAATACTCATACTCGCCGCACCAACAGCCGTATTAGCCAGCGAGGACAATAACACCGAGCAAGCAGAGCAACTCGCAGAAGCCAACAGCCAAGGGCAGCTGCCCCTTCAGGCATTGCGCAATTTTGCCGACGTCTTCAACCAGATTCGGCTGAGCTATGTTGAAGAAGTCGACGACAAAACCCTACTCGAAAATGCCATTCGCGGCATGCTCAGCGGCCTCGACCCTCACTCAGACTACCTCGACGCCAGCTCTTTTGAAGACCTCCAAAATCATACTACCGGTGAATTTGGTGGCCTGGGCATCGAAGTCGGCATGGAAAACGGCTTCATCAAAGTTGTTACCCCCATCGACGACACGCCCGCTGAACGCGCGGGCATTCAGCCTGGCGACTTAATTATTCAAATCGACAACAAGCCCATTAAAGGCATGAATCTGCAAGAAGCGGTGACTCTGATGCGCGGCCCAGCGGGCAGCAAAATCGTACTCACAATTTTGCGCAACGGTGTCAATGCGCCCTTTGACGTCAAACTTAAGCGTGATGTCATTACCGTGGCCAGCGTGCGCGGCGAAATGCTCCAGCCCGGCTACGGCTATATTCGCATCTCCCAATTTCAGAGCCGCACCGGCCAAGATCTAAAAAAGCAGCTGGCTACCCTCAAAGCAGGTCGCGAACCTCTCAAGGGCTTAATCTTAGATTTACGCAACAACCCCGGCGGCTTGTTACAAGCCTCGGTGCAGGTCGTCGACGAATTTATCAATGAGGGCTTAATTGTCTATACCGAGGGCCGCCTTCCCAATGCCTATAGCCGCTTTATGGCCAGCGCTAAAAATCCCGCTGACGACACCCCTATGGTGGTGCTAATTAATGGCGGCTCAGCGTCGGCCTCCGAAATTGTCGCTGGCGCTCTGCAAGATCACCGCCGCGCTATTATTGTCGGCACCCAAAGCTTCGGTAAGGGCTCAGTGCAAACGGTATTGCCGCTCTCTGAAGACAGCGCTATTAAACTCACCACCGCGCGTTACTACACCCCTAGCGGAAGCTCTATTCAGGCGCAGGGAATTATTCCCGACATCGTGGTAGAGAAAGCGCGGATCGAAGCAGTGAATGCAGGGATTCAAGTAACAGAAGCCGACCTAGCTGGCCACCTCGGTCGTGGTGACGGTGCTGAGAGCGACGGTAAAAGCCGCAAGAAGGAAAAAAATGACAGCAATGAATTGGCCGCCAATGATAATCAGCTTTATGAGGCGCTGAATTTATTGAAAGGCTTATACATTATGTCGAGCGCCAAGAAGGCATTAGCCGAAGCGGAAGGCGCAACCCAGTAA